The Thermocrinis ruber genome has a window encoding:
- a CDS encoding GGDEF domain-containing protein has protein sequence MLKRRVLLRIIVSFLITFLPTVAFLFFIFQRISQHSLIKERDFLYNNLNSLLEHKLKDLELVSALPKPPENKYYIAFRINGNCTGGPYYWLTTDSIYYGKNTSIGNECWFLGVNFVELLEVIRKFNSVEWVILYNRYYVEELPKEFLDRFVKGKIFKDNYVIAGMSKQDVLDVPLDTRGYAVYGKLWNKNLVVEFPLSDRKGFPMGKVLFIKDVSQIYISFYVLMGILSVYSFALSLLSFLLLYLFSENLVNRIVKLQKLSSGIKEGNFSGIELLKTDKPKDELDHLRNNLVDTALTIGRLLSELEEKNRELQELAYYDPLTGLPNRRFFFEHASLIFEEVKRYEKPLSLLVMDIDHFKKINDTYGHDVGDLVLKTFASVLRGIVRKSDICARFGGEEFVVLLPNTELEGAKVLAERIRTAVAKNPVEHGSIVIVFTVSIGISQYRKGMQSIDELIKEADIALYWAKEGGRNRVEVFIPDETVEAQT, from the coding sequence ATGTTAAAAAGAAGGGTCTTACTCAGGATAATTGTATCTTTTTTAATAACCTTTTTACCCACAGTAGCCTTTCTTTTCTTTATTTTTCAAAGAATAAGCCAACACAGCTTAATCAAGGAAAGGGACTTTCTGTATAACAACCTAAACAGTTTGCTTGAGCATAAGCTTAAGGATCTTGAACTTGTTAGCGCTTTGCCAAAGCCACCAGAGAATAAATACTACATAGCCTTTAGGATTAATGGCAACTGCACTGGCGGACCTTACTATTGGCTCACCACCGATTCAATTTATTACGGGAAAAATACTTCAATAGGCAACGAATGCTGGTTTTTGGGAGTAAATTTTGTGGAATTGTTGGAGGTAATAAGGAAGTTTAATAGTGTAGAGTGGGTAATTTTGTACAACAGGTACTATGTAGAAGAACTTCCTAAGGAATTTTTGGACAGATTTGTAAAAGGCAAGATATTCAAGGATAACTATGTCATCGCGGGCATGTCAAAACAGGATGTTTTAGATGTTCCCCTTGATACAAGGGGCTATGCGGTGTATGGTAAGTTATGGAACAAAAACTTGGTGGTAGAGTTCCCTCTCTCGGATAGGAAAGGATTTCCTATGGGAAAGGTGCTTTTTATAAAGGATGTCTCCCAAATATACATAAGTTTCTATGTGCTTATGGGTATTCTTAGTGTTTATTCTTTTGCACTTTCCCTTTTGTCTTTTCTACTCCTCTATTTATTCTCTGAAAATTTGGTGAACAGAATAGTAAAGCTTCAGAAGTTATCCAGCGGGATCAAAGAGGGGAATTTTTCAGGAATTGAGCTTTTGAAGACTGACAAGCCGAAGGATGAGCTTGACCATTTAAGGAATAACTTAGTGGATACAGCCCTTACCATAGGTAGGTTGCTTTCGGAGCTTGAGGAGAAAAACAGAGAGCTTCAGGAACTGGCTTATTACGATCCACTCACCGGTTTGCCAAACAGAAGGTTTTTCTTTGAACACGCAAGCCTTATCTTTGAAGAGGTAAAGAGATACGAAAAACCCCTTTCCCTTTTGGTTATGGACATAGACCATTTCAAGAAGATCAACGACACCTATGGGCATGATGTTGGAGATTTGGTTTTGAAGACCTTTGCGAGTGTGCTCAGAGGTATAGTAAGAAAATCGGACATATGCGCAAGGTTTGGCGGAGAGGAGTTTGTGGTTCTGCTTCCCAACACGGAGTTGGAGGGGGCAAAGGTTTTGGCGGAAAGGATAAGGACAGCAGTTGCCAAAAACCCGGTAGAGCATGGTTCTATTGTAATCGTATTTACGGTGAGCATAGGCATCTCTCAATACAGGAAGGGTATGCAGAGTATAGATGAGCTTATAAAGGAGGCGGACATTGCCCTCTATTGGGCAAAGGAGGGAGGAAGAAACAGAGTGGAGGTCTTCATTCCCGATGAAACAGTGGAAGCTCAAACTTAG
- a CDS encoding NAD(P)/FAD-dependent oxidoreductase, which translates to MRVVIVGNGPASASAIEAFRQVDQDSEIIVLSDEPYPTYAPNCMENVIRGDISESALFYKGGFEFYERYKVDFRPNKEVVGIDNKRKVVIVKGGEEIPYDKCLLAAGASAFIPPIPGRELGGVTTAKNLDDAKRIRDLVLSGKVKRVVIVGAGPIGVEDAETLRSMGLEVAVVEFFDRVLPRMLDKYMAHRYMEVLQREEGIEFYLNHQVVAIHGEDGWVEAVEIVQNGSDRKKFLRADLVILSTGVRPRTHLVANTDIKLHIDEVRGRVVGGILVDEYQRTSDPDVYAAGDICSGIDAWGRQRWIALFPPAQQGGAVAGYNMAGLKVKHSGLVDYNAVKTRSVPAGSGGLFEDAEESLVFEYEEYLIKVFLKEGEVYGYQFVGRPTKRRLNQANPFLKGLDAKAFLNNRGLGLEASGVLFHHFIKQKDRTFSSEVIEVIKRGMLRSLGNPKFELPLFHRE; encoded by the coding sequence ATGCGAGTTGTAATAGTGGGCAACGGTCCAGCCTCCGCCTCTGCCATAGAAGCCTTCAGACAAGTGGATCAGGACTCGGAAATCATTGTGCTGTCTGATGAACCTTACCCTACCTACGCACCCAACTGTATGGAGAATGTGATCCGGGGGGACATTTCAGAGTCTGCCCTCTTTTACAAGGGTGGCTTTGAGTTTTACGAGCGCTACAAGGTGGATTTCAGACCAAACAAGGAGGTGGTGGGTATTGATAACAAAAGAAAGGTGGTGATCGTCAAGGGCGGGGAGGAAATTCCCTACGATAAGTGCCTGCTTGCGGCGGGTGCCAGCGCCTTTATTCCACCCATACCCGGAAGGGAATTGGGAGGTGTAACCACCGCGAAGAATTTGGACGATGCCAAAAGGATCAGAGATCTTGTGCTCTCTGGAAAGGTTAAAAGGGTTGTGATCGTGGGAGCTGGTCCCATAGGGGTAGAGGATGCGGAGACGCTAAGAAGCATGGGTTTAGAAGTTGCAGTGGTGGAGTTCTTTGACCGAGTTCTTCCTAGGATGTTGGACAAATACATGGCGCACAGGTACATGGAAGTCCTGCAGAGGGAGGAGGGTATAGAGTTTTATCTGAACCATCAGGTTGTGGCAATTCATGGAGAGGATGGGTGGGTGGAGGCGGTGGAGATAGTTCAAAACGGGAGCGACAGGAAGAAGTTCTTGAGGGCAGATTTGGTGATCCTCTCCACCGGCGTTAGACCGAGAACCCACTTGGTTGCCAACACAGACATAAAGCTTCACATAGATGAGGTCCGTGGTAGGGTGGTGGGTGGTATCCTTGTGGATGAATATCAAAGAACCTCAGACCCGGATGTGTATGCAGCCGGGGACATATGCTCGGGCATTGATGCTTGGGGTAGGCAAAGATGGATTGCCCTGTTTCCTCCAGCCCAGCAGGGTGGTGCGGTAGCGGGCTACAACATGGCAGGCTTAAAGGTAAAGCACTCAGGTCTTGTAGATTACAACGCGGTAAAGACACGCTCGGTGCCCGCGGGCAGTGGAGGGCTCTTTGAGGATGCGGAAGAATCCTTGGTTTTTGAATACGAAGAGTACTTGATTAAGGTATTTCTAAAAGAAGGTGAGGTCTATGGCTATCAGTTTGTGGGAAGACCAACCAAAAGAAGACTAAACCAAGCTAATCCCTTCCTTAAGGGCTTAGACGCTAAGGCGTTTCTAAACAACAGAGGTTTGGGCTTAGAAGCCAGTGGCGTGCTTTTCCATCACTTCATAAAGCAGAAGGATAGGACCTTTTCCTCGGAGGTCATAGAGGTTATCAAAAGGGGCATGCTAAGAAGCTTAGGAAATCCTAAGTTTGAGCTTCCACTGTTTCATCGGGAATGA
- a CDS encoding ATP-dependent DNA ligase produces the protein MKFLEVAQFFQKLEETTSRLEMSELLYELFSKADKEEIGKLVYLTMGELVPSFVGLEFGVSEKLALEALSKAVGIRLAQIQQIYKRFGDVGMVAMEVIKREGRGLSLSQVYDELMAIARARGTLDKVMLLINLLKALSGIEAKFALRIIVGNLRLGVGTATIIEALALLLGSRSYKDLVERAYNLCSDLGLVARTLVEKGKDGLLEFKIEPGYPVRMALAERVADAEELIRRLGRCAIEAKYDGFRLQVHKKGKEVYIYSRNLEPMTDMFPEIKSAIGELPIEKIILEGEALAVNEQTGEFYPFQITIQRKRKYDVYEFAKEYPLKLFCFDLLYLEGEDYTVKPFIERRKKLEELIVPGNTLELSELKIVDSAKEVEDFFEDAIVRGLEGIMGKRLDAPYTAGSRNFNWVKLKRSYKGQLADTLDLVIVGYFYGRGARSKLGIGALLTAVYDPSTDTFKTISKVGSGFTEEEWVRLKEMLDHIKLEHRHARVDSLITPDVWVEPRYVITVSADEITRSPLHTAGKVGDGPGYALRFPRAVSFVRADKLPEDATTVEEVLRMFQMQRKVKIEE, from the coding sequence GTGAAATTCTTAGAAGTTGCCCAATTCTTTCAGAAGCTTGAGGAGACCACCAGCCGGCTTGAAATGTCCGAGCTACTTTATGAGCTTTTTTCAAAGGCTGATAAAGAAGAGATTGGAAAGCTTGTCTATCTCACTATGGGAGAATTGGTGCCCTCCTTTGTAGGTTTGGAGTTTGGAGTTTCGGAAAAGTTAGCCCTAGAAGCCCTTTCAAAGGCGGTGGGTATTAGGTTAGCCCAAATACAGCAGATCTATAAAAGATTTGGTGATGTGGGAATGGTTGCTATGGAGGTCATAAAGAGGGAAGGAAGGGGGCTTAGCCTTTCGCAGGTCTATGATGAGCTGATGGCAATAGCCAGGGCAAGGGGAACCTTAGATAAGGTTATGCTTCTTATAAACCTTCTTAAAGCATTATCTGGCATTGAGGCAAAGTTTGCACTAAGGATCATTGTAGGAAACCTTCGTTTGGGAGTGGGCACAGCAACTATCATAGAAGCATTGGCATTGCTCTTGGGAAGTAGGTCTTACAAAGATTTAGTGGAAAGGGCATACAATCTGTGCTCGGACCTTGGTCTTGTGGCCCGCACACTGGTGGAAAAAGGAAAGGATGGACTTTTGGAGTTTAAGATAGAGCCCGGATACCCTGTTCGGATGGCTCTGGCGGAGAGGGTTGCAGATGCAGAGGAGTTAATCAGAAGGCTTGGAAGGTGCGCCATAGAGGCAAAGTATGATGGCTTTAGACTGCAAGTCCACAAAAAGGGTAAGGAGGTGTATATCTATTCTCGCAATCTGGAGCCCATGACGGATATGTTTCCTGAGATAAAGTCTGCCATTGGAGAACTTCCGATAGAAAAAATTATCTTAGAGGGTGAGGCGTTGGCGGTTAATGAGCAGACGGGAGAGTTCTATCCCTTTCAGATTACCATTCAAAGAAAGAGAAAGTATGATGTTTATGAGTTTGCCAAGGAGTACCCACTAAAGCTCTTTTGCTTTGACCTGCTGTATTTGGAAGGGGAGGACTATACGGTCAAGCCCTTCATAGAAAGAAGGAAAAAGTTGGAGGAGTTAATAGTTCCCGGTAATACTCTGGAGCTTTCGGAGCTCAAAATCGTGGACTCGGCAAAGGAGGTAGAGGATTTCTTTGAGGATGCCATAGTTAGAGGACTTGAGGGTATTATGGGCAAAAGGCTTGATGCGCCATACACAGCAGGTTCAAGAAACTTTAACTGGGTAAAGCTAAAGAGGAGCTATAAAGGACAGTTGGCGGACACCTTGGACCTGGTGATCGTGGGCTACTTTTACGGAAGGGGTGCAAGGAGCAAACTTGGAATAGGTGCTCTGCTTACCGCGGTCTATGACCCTTCCACAGACACCTTTAAAACTATCTCTAAGGTAGGCTCGGGTTTCACAGAAGAAGAATGGGTCAGGCTAAAGGAAATGTTAGACCACATAAAGTTAGAACACAGGCACGCGAGGGTTGATTCTCTTATAACTCCCGACGTGTGGGTAGAACCAAGGTATGTTATAACCGTCTCTGCGGACGAGATCACCCGCTCACCTTTGCATACTGCCGGGAAGGTAGGCGATGGTCCCGGATACGCCCTCCGATTTCCAAGGGCTGTTAGCTTTGTCAGGGCAGACAAACTGCCAGAGGATGCTACCACGGTGGAAGAGGTGCTGAGAATGTTCCAGATGCAAAGGAAGGTTAAGATTGAGGAGTAA
- the fabZ gene encoding 3-hydroxyacyl-ACP dehydratase FabZ, translated as MDILEIMQILPHRYPLLLVDRILEIELGKRIVGLKNVSINEPYFQGHFPGFPLMPGVYILEALAQVGGILMIKSLNLEIGKYAVVFAGIDDARFKKPVYPGDQLILELEAIALKKSLSKMKGTAKVDNQVVAEAILYASARELSQLKK; from the coding sequence ATGGACATACTGGAAATAATGCAAATCCTCCCCCACAGATATCCCTTACTGCTCGTGGATAGAATTTTGGAGATAGAACTGGGAAAAAGGATAGTAGGATTAAAAAACGTGTCCATAAACGAGCCCTACTTTCAAGGGCATTTTCCGGGCTTTCCCCTCATGCCGGGTGTTTACATCCTTGAAGCTTTGGCACAGGTGGGTGGAATTTTGATGATCAAGTCTTTGAACTTGGAGATCGGCAAATACGCCGTAGTTTTTGCGGGCATAGATGACGCCCGGTTCAAAAAGCCCGTCTATCCGGGTGATCAACTTATCCTTGAGTTGGAAGCGATCGCCCTCAAAAAGAGCCTTTCAAAGATGAAAGGCACTGCCAAGGTGGATAACCAAGTGGTGGCAGAGGCGATCCTTTATGCGTCCGCAAGAGAACTTTCACAACTGAAAAAATAG
- a CDS encoding KaiC domain-containing protein, giving the protein MAEFEEREEIRREEVEPDLSAVYTGSQAIAKAPEIYGVATGIEGLDDLFFIVKQVGKKLEKVSLKGIPAYSVMNLTGVSDTGKSLMAEQFTVFRASRGDRVAFVTVESPANFVSASLKLRAMAMGLDFDQFQDNIILIDAASSTRIRENVPDLLATLAYVIKNYKVKFTVIDSVTGLFENKEMMARAVVRRLYNFMKKWYQTAIFVSQKRSGHEELTAEAAGGYAVGHIVDGTMVLAKELIDSPYKAKMYKKSVGDIVRLFRIDGCRMSGHDTRTHFLEITETGLVRIKEPIGG; this is encoded by the coding sequence ATGGCAGAGTTTGAAGAAAGAGAAGAAATAAGGAGGGAAGAGGTAGAGCCGGACCTTTCGGCGGTATATACGGGCTCCCAAGCTATAGCAAAAGCTCCGGAGATCTACGGAGTAGCAACCGGCATAGAGGGTTTAGATGACCTCTTTTTCATAGTAAAGCAGGTAGGCAAAAAGTTGGAAAAGGTCTCCCTAAAAGGCATACCAGCCTATTCTGTTATGAACCTTACGGGGGTTTCCGACACGGGCAAGTCTCTGATGGCAGAGCAGTTTACCGTTTTCCGTGCCAGCAGAGGGGATAGAGTTGCCTTTGTAACCGTTGAATCTCCCGCCAATTTTGTGTCTGCATCCCTAAAGCTTAGGGCAATGGCTATGGGTTTGGACTTTGACCAATTCCAGGATAACATAATCCTCATAGACGCTGCATCCTCCACAAGAATCAGGGAAAATGTGCCAGACCTTTTGGCAACCTTAGCCTACGTTATAAAGAACTACAAGGTCAAATTTACCGTGATAGACTCTGTGACGGGTTTATTTGAGAACAAGGAGATGATGGCGAGGGCTGTTGTTAGACGGCTATACAACTTTATGAAAAAGTGGTATCAAACTGCGATCTTCGTGTCTCAAAAGAGAAGCGGTCATGAGGAGCTAACCGCGGAGGCAGCTGGAGGCTACGCGGTAGGGCATATAGTGGATGGCACAATGGTCTTGGCAAAGGAGCTTATAGACTCTCCCTACAAGGCAAAGATGTATAAAAAGAGCGTAGGAGATATAGTTAGGCTCTTTAGGATAGATGGGTGTAGAATGTCTGGGCACGATACAAGAACCCACTTCCTTGAGATCACAGAAACAGGCTTGGTTAGAATAAAAGAACCCATAGGAGGTTAA
- a CDS encoding bacterio-opsin activator, with the protein MVIEITGVPTSEAGADLEQLVTRVFFKAIDLLGGLSKLTEFRTLTWLPSLARAAYVVVLREEYLRTEEEIAQKVGLTKNTVRSILRADPTLAMEKIQKLEELAKEELKEMKVHTAGGIAKLAYKMVKEGNEAEILSHFCTVVAEEVARALDIPWAYAVLKHLRGVKFPIQDSQVLKERLKGVKIKTYPAEEVVDKLPYPIRTPAVLLHEIKLAISALEEQK; encoded by the coding sequence ATGGTAATTGAAATCACAGGAGTGCCAACAAGTGAAGCAGGCGCAGACCTTGAACAGCTTGTTACGAGGGTCTTCTTTAAGGCCATCGACCTTTTGGGTGGTCTGAGCAAGCTTACCGAATTCAGGACTCTTACATGGCTACCCAGCTTGGCAAGGGCAGCCTATGTGGTGGTTTTGAGGGAGGAATATCTGCGCACCGAGGAGGAGATAGCCCAAAAGGTAGGACTCACCAAAAACACAGTTAGGAGTATTCTAAGGGCAGACCCAACCTTGGCAATGGAAAAAATTCAAAAGCTTGAGGAGTTGGCAAAGGAAGAGCTGAAGGAGATGAAGGTGCATACCGCGGGAGGTATTGCAAAGCTTGCCTACAAGATGGTTAAGGAGGGCAACGAGGCTGAAATCCTCAGCCACTTTTGCACCGTTGTGGCAGAAGAGGTGGCAAGAGCCCTTGACATTCCTTGGGCTTATGCGGTGCTGAAGCACCTAAGGGGCGTGAAGTTTCCCATTCAAGATAGCCAAGTGCTAAAGGAAAGGCTAAAGGGTGTAAAGATAAAAACCTATCCCGCTGAGGAGGTGGTGGATAAACTTCCATACCCAATAAGAACACCAGCAGTTCTGTTGCACGAGATAAAGCTTGCAATTTCTGCACTTGAGGAACAGAAGTAA
- the gap gene encoding type I glyceraldehyde-3-phosphate dehydrogenase — protein MVKVAINGFGRIGRSFLKACLQKEGIEVVAINDLTDTKTLAHLFKYDSVHGVFKGEVYAKDDALVVNGKEIKVFSQKDPALIPWGEVGAEIVVECTGAFTSREKAVLHLRDTVKRVIVSAPAKDPDITIVLGVNHHKYDPERHFIISNASCTTNCLAPLVKVLHENFGIKKGYMVTVHAYTNDQRVLDLPHKDLRRARAAAINIIPTTTGAAKAIGEVIPELKGKLDGTARRVPVADGSLVDLTVVVERPPASVEEVNEAFKKAAEGELKGILQYTEDPIVSQDIVGNEHSAIFDAGLTQVIEDMVHVGAWYDNEWGYSCRLRDLVLYIANR, from the coding sequence ATGGTAAAAGTTGCCATAAACGGCTTTGGTAGGATAGGAAGATCCTTTTTGAAGGCATGCCTGCAGAAGGAAGGCATTGAAGTTGTAGCCATCAACGACCTGACGGACACAAAAACCTTAGCCCATCTCTTTAAATACGACTCGGTGCACGGGGTCTTCAAGGGAGAGGTGTACGCAAAGGATGACGCCTTGGTGGTAAATGGAAAAGAGATAAAGGTGTTCTCCCAGAAGGACCCAGCTTTGATCCCTTGGGGTGAGGTTGGGGCGGAGATCGTTGTGGAATGCACAGGAGCCTTTACATCAAGGGAAAAAGCGGTCCTGCACCTGAGGGATACGGTAAAGAGGGTAATAGTATCCGCACCCGCAAAGGATCCGGACATCACCATAGTGCTCGGAGTTAATCATCACAAGTATGACCCCGAAAGGCACTTTATAATTTCCAACGCAAGCTGCACCACCAACTGCTTGGCTCCCTTGGTGAAGGTCCTTCATGAGAACTTTGGCATAAAGAAGGGCTACATGGTTACCGTGCACGCATACACCAACGACCAGAGGGTTTTAGACCTGCCACATAAAGACCTCAGAAGGGCAAGGGCTGCGGCGATAAATATTATTCCCACCACCACGGGCGCTGCAAAGGCGATAGGAGAAGTGATCCCAGAGCTAAAGGGTAAGCTTGACGGCACCGCAAGGAGGGTGCCTGTGGCGGATGGTTCCCTTGTGGACCTGACCGTGGTAGTAGAAAGACCCCCAGCCAGTGTGGAGGAAGTCAACGAAGCCTTTAAAAAGGCTGCGGAAGGAGAGCTAAAAGGCATACTTCAGTACACGGAGGACCCGATAGTATCCCAAGACATAGTGGGCAACGAACACTCTGCTATATTTGACGCTGGACTAACTCAGGTGATAGAAGATATGGTTCATGTGGGTGCATGGTATGACAACGAGTGGGGTTATTCTTGCAGGCTGAGGGATTTGGTGCTGTACATAGCCAATAGATAA